The Algoriphagus halophilus genome window below encodes:
- a CDS encoding outer membrane insertion C- signal, with product MNKIFLLAFALFGFISISKAQVAVGVNFQSSDTFITVGTNPDKEFFGEARLGIGHDIGLELMGGYNFVRKSEVNAYVGAGLGLLGHHHNHKHHEDHNDIYLAIPVGVLIKPFSNTRNLGFLVEAAPVFADHSHSYLRGGVGVKYTFR from the coding sequence ATGAATAAAATATTCTTATTAGCATTTGCCCTATTCGGCTTTATATCGATCTCCAAAGCTCAGGTTGCAGTAGGAGTTAACTTTCAAAGTTCAGATACATTTATCACTGTCGGAACAAATCCAGACAAGGAGTTTTTCGGAGAAGCAAGACTTGGTATTGGTCATGATATAGGCCTAGAGCTGATGGGCGGATATAATTTTGTTAGAAAAAGTGAAGTGAATGCCTATGTCGGAGCAGGGTTAGGCCTGTTGGGTCATCATCATAACCATAAGCATCACGAGGACCACAATGACATTTATTTAGCAATCCCGGTAGGGGTATTGATCAAGCCATTCAGCAATACTAGGAATTTAGGGTTCCTAGTGGAAGCCGCACCCGTCTTTGCCGACCATTCCCATAGTTATCTTAGAGGAGGAGTCGGTGTCAAGTATACATTTAGATAA
- a CDS encoding glycine--tRNA ligase: MAKTATPAENAQLKDIISHAKEYGFVYPSSEIYDGLQAVYDYGAYGVELKNNLKRLWWETMTRVQDNIVGIDAAIFMHPTTWKASGHVDSFNDPMIDNKDSKKRYRADVLIEEHAATFERAGDIEKANSLTGALARMLEAEDLAGVRDLIINEDIKCPISGTSNWTDVRQFNLMFSTQVGSVAEDASTIYLRPETAQGIFVNFLNVQKTARMKVPFGIAQIGKAFRNEIVARQFIFRMREFEQMEMQFFVRPGTELDWYKQWAEMRMKWHLALGTPEDKLRKHDHEKLAHYANAAMDIEYEFPFGFKEVEGIHSRTDFDLKSHQEFSKKKQQYFDPEVNQNYIPYVIETSIGADRLFLLTLCNAYTEEKTEEKSRTYLKLHPAIAPVKAAILPITKKDGLPEKGKEIVELLKYDFNIIYEEAASIGKRYTRQDLIGTPFCIAVDHQTLEDNTVTIRHRDTTEQERVPIAELHGRIAEATSFRRVFEKL; the protein is encoded by the coding sequence ATGGCAAAAACAGCAACTCCGGCGGAAAACGCCCAATTGAAAGATATTATTTCCCATGCCAAAGAGTATGGTTTTGTTTACCCTAGTTCTGAGATTTATGACGGGCTTCAGGCAGTCTATGATTATGGTGCATATGGGGTAGAATTAAAGAATAACTTGAAAAGACTTTGGTGGGAAACCATGACCAGAGTCCAAGATAATATTGTAGGGATCGATGCAGCTATTTTTATGCATCCTACCACTTGGAAGGCTTCAGGTCACGTGGATTCATTCAATGATCCAATGATCGATAACAAGGACTCCAAAAAACGATATAGAGCGGATGTGTTGATCGAGGAGCATGCTGCTACGTTTGAAAGAGCGGGTGACATCGAAAAAGCCAATTCATTAACTGGAGCATTAGCAAGAATGCTAGAAGCAGAAGACTTGGCCGGTGTAAGGGATTTGATCATCAATGAAGACATTAAATGTCCTATTTCCGGAACCTCCAACTGGACGGATGTACGTCAATTTAATTTGATGTTCTCTACTCAGGTAGGTTCTGTAGCAGAAGATGCCTCTACCATTTACCTGCGCCCTGAAACTGCCCAAGGGATTTTTGTCAACTTCCTGAATGTGCAGAAAACAGCCAGAATGAAAGTTCCTTTTGGAATCGCCCAAATAGGTAAAGCTTTCAGAAATGAGATTGTTGCTCGCCAGTTCATCTTCAGAATGCGTGAATTCGAACAAATGGAAATGCAATTTTTCGTGCGACCTGGTACTGAATTGGATTGGTACAAGCAATGGGCGGAAATGAGAATGAAATGGCATTTGGCTCTTGGAACTCCTGAAGATAAGTTGAGAAAGCATGACCATGAAAAATTGGCTCACTATGCTAATGCTGCCATGGATATTGAATATGAATTCCCATTTGGATTTAAAGAGGTGGAAGGGATTCACTCTAGAACTGATTTTGATTTGAAATCCCATCAGGAATTTTCTAAAAAGAAACAGCAATACTTTGATCCGGAAGTCAATCAAAATTACATTCCTTATGTAATTGAGACTTCAATCGGAGCAGATAGATTATTCTTACTGACACTTTGCAACGCATACACCGAAGAAAAGACTGAAGAGAAAAGTAGAACCTATTTGAAATTGCATCCTGCTATTGCGCCAGTAAAAGCAGCCATTCTTCCTATTACTAAAAAGGATGGCCTTCCTGAAAAAGGGAAGGAAATCGTGGAATTGCTGAAGTATGATTTCAATATCATTTATGAAGAAGCAGCTTCCATTGGTAAGCGTTATACAAGACAGGATTTAATCGGAACACCTTTCTGTATTGCTGTGGATCACCAGACCTTAGAAGACAATACAGTGACTATCCGTCATCGAGACACTACAGAACAAGAGCGAGTGCCAATAGCAGAACTTCATGGAAGAATCGCTGAAGCTACCAGCTTTAGAAGAGTATTTGAAAAGCTGTAA